The following are encoded in a window of Thermococcus sp. MV5 genomic DNA:
- the rpsJ gene encoding 30S ribosomal protein S10 — MQKARIKLASTNISALNEVTDQIKQIAERTGVRMSGPIPLPTKRIRITTRKSPDGEGSATFDRFELRVHKRLIDIEADERAMRQIMRIRVPEDVTIEIELVS, encoded by the coding sequence ATGCAAAAGGCAAGAATTAAACTGGCGAGCACAAACATAAGTGCTCTTAATGAGGTTACAGATCAAATCAAGCAAATTGCAGAGAGAACTGGTGTTAGAATGAGCGGGCCAATACCATTGCCAACCAAGAGAATAAGGATCACAACAAGAAAGAGCCCAGATGGCGAAGGAAGTGCAACTTTTGATAGGTTTGAGCTTAGAGTCCACAAGAGACTCATTGACATTGAAGCTGACGAGAGAGCTATGAGGCAAATTATGAGAATTCGCGTTCCTGAGGATGTCACTATTGAAATTGAGCTCGTCTCATGA
- a CDS encoding PqqD family protein — protein MEDYLKLIPKKLDKIELRKIDNKYYLLIPMTSRLDFLARKLHGEYRRLELDEVGAFVWELCDGTRTIEQIGKKVKERFGEEAEPLYERLVTFILELYKRNLILLGGWNEQRD, from the coding sequence ATGGAAGACTACCTCAAGCTTATTCCAAAGAAACTAGATAAAATTGAGCTGAGAAAAATCGATAATAAATATTACCTTTTAATCCCTATGACTTCCCGATTAGATTTTCTCGCAAGAAAGCTTCATGGGGAATACAGACGACTCGAACTTGATGAAGTAGGAGCCTTTGTATGGGAACTATGTGATGGAACAAGAACAATAGAACAAATTGGAAAGAAAGTCAAAGAAAGGTTTGGAGAAGAAGCCGAACCATTGTATGAGCGCCTTGTAACATTCATCCTTGAATTGTACAAGAGAAACCTTATTCTTCTGGGTGGATGGAATGAACAAAGAGACTGA
- the tuf gene encoding translation elongation factor EF-1 subunit alpha, whose product MAKEKPHVNVVFIGHVDHGKSTTIGRLLFDTANIPENIIKKFEEMGEKGKSFKFAWVMDRLKEERERGITIDVAHTKFETPHRYITIIDAPGHRDFVKNMITGASQADTAILVVAATDGVMPQTKEHAFLARTLGIGNIIVAINKMDMVKYDEKKFKEVSEQVKKLLMMLGYKNFPIIPISAWEGDNVVKKSENTPWYKGPTLIEALDQVPEPEKPIDKPLRIPIQDVYSIKGVGTVPVGRVETGKLKVGDVVIFEPASTIFHKAIQGEVKSIEMHHESMPEALPGDNIGFNVRGVGKNDIKRGDVAGHSTNPPTVVRPKDTFKAQIIVLNHPTAITIGYTPVLHAHTTQVAVRFEQLLAKLDPRTGNIVEENPQFIKTGDSAIVLLRPTKPMVIEPVKELPQLGRFAIRDMGQTVAAGMVISIQKGE is encoded by the coding sequence ATGGCAAAGGAGAAGCCACACGTTAATGTAGTGTTTATCGGACACGTAGACCACGGAAAGAGTACAACAATCGGAAGATTGCTCTTTGACACAGCTAACATACCAGAGAACATCATCAAGAAGTTCGAAGAGATGGGTGAAAAAGGTAAGTCATTCAAGTTCGCTTGGGTAATGGACAGACTCAAAGAAGAGAGAGAAAGAGGTATCACAATAGACGTTGCTCACACCAAGTTCGAGACTCCACACAGATACATCACCATTATCGACGCTCCAGGTCACAGAGACTTCGTTAAGAACATGATCACTGGTGCAAGCCAAGCTGACACCGCAATCCTTGTTGTTGCTGCTACTGATGGTGTCATGCCACAAACCAAGGAGCATGCTTTCCTTGCAAGAACACTTGGCATAGGCAACATCATTGTTGCAATAAACAAGATGGATATGGTCAAATACGATGAGAAAAAGTTCAAAGAGGTTTCCGAGCAAGTTAAGAAACTCCTCATGATGCTCGGTTACAAGAACTTCCCAATCATCCCAATCAGCGCTTGGGAGGGTGACAACGTCGTTAAGAAGAGCGAGAACACACCATGGTACAAGGGACCAACACTAATAGAAGCTCTTGACCAAGTTCCAGAACCAGAGAAGCCCATTGACAAACCACTCAGAATCCCAATCCAAGACGTTTACTCAATTAAGGGTGTTGGTACAGTCCCAGTTGGTAGAGTTGAGACTGGAAAACTTAAGGTCGGTGACGTTGTTATCTTCGAGCCAGCCTCAACAATATTCCACAAGGCAATACAAGGTGAAGTTAAGAGCATTGAGATGCACCACGAATCAATGCCCGAGGCCCTTCCAGGTGACAACATTGGTTTCAACGTCAGAGGTGTCGGTAAGAATGATATCAAGAGAGGTGACGTAGCAGGTCACTCAACCAACCCACCGACAGTTGTCAGACCAAAGGACACATTCAAGGCCCAAATTATCGTTCTCAACCACCCAACAGCAATTACAATCGGTTACACCCCAGTTCTCCACGCCCACACAACACAGGTTGCAGTTAGATTCGAGCAACTCCTTGCTAAGCTCGACCCAAGAACAGGTAACATCGTAGAAGAGAACCCACAATTCATCAAGACCGGTGACTCAGCTATCGTTCTTCTCAGACCAACCAAACCAATGGTCATTGAGCCAGTTAAGGAGTTACCACAACTCGGTAGATTCGCTATCAGAGATATGGGTCAAACAGTTGCAGCTGGTATGGTTATATCCATCCAAAAGGGCGAGTGA
- a CDS encoding Flp pilus assembly complex ATPase component TadA has translation MGVYIFTPEDLLRYGTISKHQLEVIEETILKKEDILVVGTSRAGKTKLIEAIIHLIPDEWKIAVVTAYGEFKPFKKNIHVIDTEFNQKSTKHRTQEVIDKIRNLNPDYVVIDTLHTIDIPYLLDKIIDDYPFIISSLVISRGLLEEIKHWLKIDDRTLGRFELIIELYRDIKTGLRKVNAIYKVVKKGEKIELEKMI, from the coding sequence ATGGGAGTCTACATCTTTACCCCCGAAGATCTTTTGAGGTACGGAACAATAAGCAAGCATCAATTGGAAGTAATTGAAGAGACAATATTGAAAAAAGAAGACATATTGGTTGTTGGAACAAGTAGAGCAGGTAAGACTAAACTTATTGAGGCAATAATACATTTAATCCCTGATGAGTGGAAAATCGCAGTTGTCACAGCATATGGAGAGTTTAAGCCGTTTAAAAAGAATATTCATGTTATTGACACTGAGTTCAATCAAAAGAGCACGAAACATAGGACTCAGGAAGTAATAGATAAAATCAGGAACCTTAACCCAGATTACGTTGTTATAGATACGCTCCACACGATTGACATTCCTTATCTCCTAGACAAAATTATAGATGATTACCCATTCATAATTTCATCACTTGTTATCTCTAGAGGGCTTTTGGAGGAGATAAAACACTGGCTCAAAATTGACGATAGGACCCTTGGAAGATTTGAACTTATTATTGAGCTTTATAGGGACATAAAAACTGGTCTCAGAAAGGTAAATGCGATATACAAGGTAGTAAAAAAAGGTGAAAAAATAGAATTGGAGAAGATGATTTAA
- a CDS encoding ABC transporter permease, whose protein sequence is MKEFNIAFKEFSSSIRSKRFISLLAFYLFIMLFFNYAIKDELVNRAGQIGVSYTSFPLSGVEGIIMATPLSISITGNLMILLIFGAIIGIVLGADTINKEIEEGTVKVLMSHPIYRDQVINGKFIGNSMALFSIVMIGHVFSIAYLLLLGIPLDITSILRALIAAIFTLMYMMTFLSIGIMLSTLLKKPETAMLLAIALAIFLTLIYPFIVDIALDKIVGEEPYCPSPIYMVEKERHIHENPLNLCPAIAEWMDKRKLWKNRLFLLNPTHHYGQLIISAFAGDEATQDYLPLGESLSIGFNNFAMLLVEHLLPFTVAYVRFMTSDLR, encoded by the coding sequence ATGAAGGAATTCAACATAGCATTCAAGGAGTTCTCCTCATCTATAAGGAGTAAGAGATTCATAAGCTTGCTCGCTTTCTATCTCTTCATAATGCTCTTCTTCAATTATGCTATTAAAGATGAACTCGTAAATAGAGCGGGGCAGATAGGCGTAAGTTACACTTCCTTTCCTTTATCTGGGGTAGAGGGCATCATAATGGCGACCCCCTTATCAATTTCCATAACTGGGAATTTAATGATACTCCTCATTTTCGGGGCGATAATAGGAATAGTCCTTGGAGCTGACACAATAAACAAGGAAATTGAAGAGGGGACGGTTAAAGTGTTAATGAGCCATCCAATTTACAGGGATCAAGTTATAAATGGAAAATTCATTGGAAACAGCATGGCATTGTTCTCAATAGTCATGATAGGGCATGTCTTTTCAATAGCTTACCTCCTGTTACTTGGAATACCTCTCGATATCACCTCAATTCTAAGGGCTCTAATAGCGGCTATTTTCACTCTAATGTACATGATGACATTTCTAAGCATCGGTATTATGTTATCAACGCTCTTGAAAAAGCCTGAAACTGCAATGCTATTGGCAATAGCCCTTGCAATATTTCTGACTTTAATATATCCCTTCATAGTTGATATTGCACTCGATAAAATTGTGGGAGAAGAGCCTTATTGTCCTTCCCCAATTTATATGGTGGAAAAAGAACGGCATATTCATGAAAATCCTCTCAATCTATGCCCCGCAATAGCGGAATGGATGGACAAGAGGAAGTTGTGGAAAAATAGATTGTTTCTTTTGAATCCAACCCATCACTATGGACAGCTTATAATAAGTGCCTTTGCTGGGGATGAAGCTACTCAAGACTATCTTCCGTTGGGAGAATCCCTTTCAATAGGCTTCAACAATTTTGCAATGCTTTTAGTGGAGCATCTTTTGCCTTTTACAGTTGCGTATGTGCGATTTATGACCAGTGATCTCAGGTGA
- a CDS encoding histidinol-phosphate transaminase, translating to MKWRDKIRRELFDIETPGGYADKLLHKDGILDCSLGTNPFGTPERVKRKLKTIEINISKYPDVKYTELRNALSEYWGIEKESIFFGYGSMGCFEKVNKFVIRKGSKVLGVSPQYTRYVSDVVAMGGVYTSVVLKKENNFRIDLDELIHSITEDHVLMYLDNPHNPTGQVLKLKEVEEIVEEAGRKGVLVLIDEAYGDFVEKKESAINLSLDNLIVLRSFSKGFGLASMRVGYAVIKNKELGKLYEKVDLPFPISTIGEALAVEALKDHNFLENSRKQIATIKQRIIHALKKVFQIAETHPQTPIMLVSGEGDIYRYFLERGVLTVPGSAFKPLDNSYVRLRVPKNEEDLLSRLF from the coding sequence GTGAAGTGGAGAGATAAGATCCGGAGGGAACTTTTTGATATTGAAACTCCAGGGGGTTATGCTGATAAACTCCTACATAAGGATGGTATACTTGACTGTTCCCTTGGGACAAATCCATTTGGGACTCCAGAAAGAGTAAAAAGAAAGCTAAAGACTATTGAGATAAATATTTCTAAGTACCCTGATGTTAAGTATACTGAACTTAGAAATGCTCTATCTGAGTATTGGGGTATTGAAAAAGAAAGTATTTTCTTTGGATACGGTTCCATGGGGTGTTTTGAAAAAGTAAACAAGTTCGTAATAAGAAAGGGATCTAAAGTTCTTGGAGTTTCTCCTCAATATACTAGATATGTCAGCGATGTAGTCGCCATGGGGGGAGTTTATACTTCGGTGGTCTTGAAAAAGGAAAATAATTTTAGAATTGATTTAGATGAGCTTATTCACTCAATAACTGAGGATCATGTTCTGATGTATCTCGATAATCCGCACAATCCTACTGGCCAAGTGTTAAAACTCAAAGAAGTGGAGGAGATCGTGGAGGAAGCTGGTCGAAAGGGTGTCTTGGTGTTGATAGATGAGGCCTATGGGGATTTTGTTGAAAAGAAAGAATCAGCCATAAACTTAAGCTTGGATAATCTAATTGTCTTGCGTTCGTTTTCCAAAGGCTTTGGATTGGCTTCAATGAGAGTAGGATATGCGGTTATAAAGAACAAAGAGCTTGGGAAGCTTTATGAAAAGGTAGATCTTCCGTTTCCAATAAGTACAATTGGTGAGGCATTAGCAGTTGAAGCACTTAAAGATCATAATTTCTTGGAAAACAGTAGAAAGCAAATAGCAACTATAAAACAGAGGATAATTCACGCCCTCAAGAAGGTGTTTCAAATAGCTGAAACCCATCCACAAACTCCAATAATGCTTGTTAGTGGAGAAGGAGATATCTACCGTTATTTTTTGGAAAGAGGAGTATTGACAGTACCAGGGTCAGCATTCAAACCTTTGGATAACTCATATGTTAGATTAAGGGTTCCGAAAAATGAGGAGGACCTTTTAAGCAGGCTCTTTTAA
- a CDS encoding archease, with protein MKKWEHYEHTADIGIRGYGDTLEEAFEAVAIALFDVMVNVRKVEKKEARLIEAEGEDLQSLLYDFLERLLILHDVEGLVFRDFDVKIKKSKKGYKLEAVAYGEHLSEKHEPKEEVKAITYHEMEIKRLEEGKWMAQLVPDI; from the coding sequence ATGAAAAAGTGGGAACATTATGAACATACCGCAGACATTGGAATAAGAGGTTATGGGGATACTCTAGAAGAAGCCTTTGAAGCAGTTGCCATAGCACTCTTTGACGTTATGGTAAATGTGAGAAAAGTTGAGAAAAAAGAAGCGAGACTCATTGAAGCTGAGGGGGAAGATTTACAGTCACTCTTATATGACTTCCTTGAAAGACTTCTAATCCTCCACGATGTGGAAGGTCTGGTTTTTAGAGACTTCGATGTAAAAATCAAAAAGAGTAAAAAAGGATATAAGTTAGAAGCAGTGGCCTATGGAGAGCATTTAAGTGAGAAACATGAACCAAAGGAAGAAGTTAAAGCAATAACTTATCATGAAATGGAAATAAAACGGCTTGAAGAAGGTAAATGGATGGCTCAGCTTGTCCCAGATATATGA
- a CDS encoding tRNA (cytosine(49)-C(5))-methyltransferase codes for MEEVLKINRSFYERYSQLDESKEFWNLLLTPLRQSIRINTLKAPLDYVKSRLEEKYKLEPIPWVKEGFFINTHEFGKMIEYSLGLVFPQEASSMIPPVVLDPKPGELVLDMAAAPGAKTTQLAQLMGNEGCIIANDMKKWRVNVLIANLNRFGVLNTRVTVKDGAYFSRFENTFDKVLLDAPCSSVGMVRKSFKFLNNWSMKKVIMYSNIQKKLILAAYKALKPGGILVYSTCTIDPFENEEIVDYLLRKTDAKLEKINLPLKSTPPVLEFEGKKYSEEVKKCLRLHPEDNNTEAFFVAKIRKP; via the coding sequence ATGGAAGAAGTATTGAAAATAAATAGATCATTCTACGAGAGATACTCTCAACTTGATGAGAGCAAAGAATTCTGGAATCTCTTACTTACTCCTTTAAGACAAAGCATACGAATAAACACCTTAAAAGCACCATTAGATTACGTTAAGTCAAGATTAGAAGAAAAATACAAACTCGAACCAATTCCATGGGTAAAGGAAGGATTTTTCATAAATACTCACGAGTTTGGAAAGATGATAGAATATTCACTAGGCCTCGTTTTTCCTCAAGAAGCCTCTTCCATGATACCTCCTGTTGTCTTAGACCCCAAACCTGGGGAACTCGTACTTGATATGGCAGCTGCTCCTGGTGCAAAAACAACCCAATTAGCACAACTCATGGGGAATGAAGGGTGCATAATAGCCAATGATATGAAAAAATGGCGTGTCAATGTATTAATAGCTAATTTAAATCGTTTTGGAGTATTAAATACAAGGGTTACTGTCAAAGATGGGGCATATTTTAGTCGGTTTGAGAATACTTTTGATAAAGTGCTTTTAGACGCTCCCTGTTCAAGTGTGGGAATGGTACGAAAAAGCTTCAAGTTCCTAAATAACTGGAGCATGAAAAAGGTAATTATGTATTCCAACATCCAAAAAAAGCTTATACTGGCTGCGTACAAAGCTTTAAAACCAGGTGGAATACTTGTGTACTCCACATGTACAATAGATCCTTTTGAGAATGAGGAAATTGTAGACTACCTCCTTCGTAAAACCGATGCAAAGCTCGAAAAAATAAATCTCCCCCTGAAATCCACCCCACCAGTTTTGGAATTCGAAGGAAAGAAATACTCTGAGGAGGTGAAAAAGTGTCTAAGACTACATCCAGAGGACAACAACACAGAGGCATTCTTTGTGGCAAAGATAAGAAAGCCATGA
- a CDS encoding intein-containing RctB family protein, whose translation MEIPLKRLDKIRWEIPKFDRRMRVPGRVYADDTLLQKMRQDKTLEQATNVAMLPGIYKYSIVMPDGHQGYGFPIGGVAAFDVKEGVISPGGVGYDVNCLAPGSKVLTEHGYWLNIEEMPAKFKLQGIKVYNIDEGHNDSSQVSFIAEREIEEGEMAVRITTESGRIIEGSIDHPVLTPEGYVYLKNIKKNDFVIVYPFEGVEFEEKKGTILGEEAFDGEDPQVISYLRERGLIPLYWNDPKVGTIARILGFAFGDGHLGKQGGRITLSFYGKEETLKELQRDLEKLGVNSNIYVRERGYHIETINGTYQGKSISTELRVTSRSFACLMEKLGMPRGKKAKTPYRIPKWIMEAPLWIKRNFLAGLFAADGSIVGFKGNTPLPINFTQAKVQELEENLIDFLGDVAKLLAEFGIKTTLYEIRSKDSVAYRLSIVGEENIRKFLGKINYEYDLEKKAKGLIAYAYLQLKERIKKERKMVMETIKRIYKETGSVKFTHEAVKDLVNKRFVERTIYNKTNQKREPRVPKDFPTFDEFMKERGYTGGFVAEKVVKVENVKPNYTKFYDIGVYHEAHNFIANGVVVHNCGVRLIRTNLREKEVRPKIKQLIDTLFKNVPSGLGSKGRIRLHWTQLDDVLADGAKWAVDNGYGWKDDLEHLEEGGRMEGANPNAVSQKAKQRGAPQLGSLGSGNHFLEIQVVDKVFNEKIAKTYGLFEGQIVVMVHTGSRGLGHQVASDYLRIMEKANRKYNVPWPDRELVSVPFQTEEGQRYFSAMKAAANFAWANRQMITHWVRESFEEVFKQKAEDLGMHIVYDVAHNIAKVEEHEVNGRKIRVVVHRKGATRAFPAGHEAIPKTYRDVGQPVLIPGSMGTASYVLAGAEGAMRETFGSTCHGAGRVLSRHAATRQFRGDRLKNELMQKGIYIRAASMRVVAEEAPGAYKNVDNVVRVVHEAGIANLVARMRPIGVAKG comes from the coding sequence ATGGAGATACCCCTGAAGAGATTGGATAAGATAAGGTGGGAAATACCCAAGTTTGATAGAAGAATGAGAGTTCCTGGAAGAGTTTATGCTGACGATACTTTACTTCAAAAAATGCGTCAAGACAAGACTTTAGAACAGGCCACGAATGTGGCCATGCTTCCCGGAATCTATAAATATTCCATCGTAATGCCCGATGGCCACCAAGGATATGGTTTTCCAATAGGCGGTGTAGCTGCTTTTGATGTAAAAGAGGGTGTGATAAGCCCTGGAGGCGTTGGATATGATGTGAATTGCCTCGCTCCAGGCTCAAAAGTTCTAACTGAACATGGTTATTGGCTCAATATTGAAGAAATGCCCGCAAAGTTTAAGCTCCAAGGGATTAAAGTCTACAATATTGACGAAGGTCACAATGACTCATCACAAGTATCCTTTATCGCAGAGAGAGAGATTGAGGAAGGCGAGATGGCAGTGAGAATAACCACTGAGAGCGGGAGAATAATCGAAGGCAGCATAGACCACCCTGTTCTTACTCCCGAAGGCTATGTTTATCTCAAAAACATTAAGAAGAATGATTTTGTCATTGTTTATCCCTTTGAGGGAGTAGAGTTCGAAGAAAAGAAAGGGACTATCCTTGGAGAGGAAGCATTTGATGGAGAAGATCCACAGGTAATTTCATATCTTCGCGAAAGGGGACTAATTCCTCTCTACTGGAATGATCCAAAAGTCGGCACTATAGCCAGAATTTTAGGCTTCGCATTCGGTGATGGTCACCTAGGGAAACAGGGCGGAAGAATTACTCTATCATTCTATGGAAAGGAAGAAACACTCAAAGAGCTCCAGAGGGATCTGGAAAAGCTTGGTGTAAACTCCAATATTTATGTTCGCGAGAGAGGTTATCACATTGAAACTATAAACGGCACCTATCAGGGCAAGAGCATATCAACAGAACTGAGAGTCACTTCGAGAAGCTTTGCATGTCTCATGGAAAAGTTGGGAATGCCCAGAGGAAAGAAAGCTAAAACACCATACCGTATACCTAAATGGATAATGGAAGCTCCTCTCTGGATAAAAAGGAATTTCTTGGCAGGACTCTTTGCGGCGGATGGTAGTATAGTAGGATTCAAAGGAAACACACCACTTCCAATAAACTTTACTCAAGCCAAAGTTCAGGAACTTGAAGAAAATCTCATTGACTTCCTTGGGGACGTTGCAAAACTTCTTGCAGAATTTGGGATAAAAACGACGCTATATGAAATCAGGTCTAAGGATAGTGTTGCCTACAGATTGTCAATAGTTGGAGAGGAAAATATCAGAAAATTCCTTGGAAAGATAAACTATGAATATGATCTCGAAAAGAAAGCAAAGGGATTAATTGCCTATGCCTATCTCCAGCTCAAGGAAAGAATTAAAAAAGAACGTAAAATGGTCATGGAGACTATAAAAAGAATATACAAAGAAACTGGAAGTGTTAAATTTACCCATGAAGCCGTTAAAGACCTTGTAAACAAACGTTTTGTAGAGAGGACAATCTACAATAAGACCAACCAAAAGAGAGAACCAAGGGTTCCAAAAGACTTCCCAACCTTCGATGAGTTCATGAAAGAGAGAGGCTACACAGGTGGTTTTGTAGCGGAGAAGGTTGTAAAAGTCGAGAACGTGAAGCCCAATTATACAAAGTTCTACGACATCGGTGTCTACCATGAGGCCCATAACTTCATAGCAAATGGAGTCGTAGTTCACAACTGCGGCGTCAGACTTATTAGAACCAATTTAAGGGAGAAAGAAGTGAGACCAAAGATTAAACAGCTCATTGATACTCTATTCAAAAACGTCCCAAGTGGGCTTGGAAGCAAGGGAAGGATCAGACTTCACTGGACTCAATTGGATGATGTACTAGCTGACGGAGCAAAATGGGCTGTAGATAATGGTTATGGATGGAAAGATGACCTAGAGCACTTAGAAGAAGGAGGAAGAATGGAAGGAGCGAATCCAAACGCTGTTAGTCAAAAAGCAAAACAACGGGGAGCTCCCCAATTAGGATCACTCGGAAGTGGAAATCACTTTTTAGAAATCCAAGTTGTCGACAAGGTCTTTAATGAAAAAATCGCCAAAACATATGGGCTTTTTGAGGGCCAAATCGTAGTAATGGTACATACAGGATCAAGAGGTCTTGGGCATCAGGTGGCCAGCGACTACCTGAGAATTATGGAAAAAGCAAACAGAAAGTATAACGTCCCATGGCCCGATAGAGAACTTGTTAGTGTTCCATTCCAAACCGAAGAAGGACAAAGGTACTTTAGTGCTATGAAGGCAGCAGCAAACTTTGCTTGGGCAAATAGACAAATGATTACTCACTGGGTAAGAGAGAGCTTTGAAGAGGTCTTTAAACAAAAGGCAGAAGATTTGGGAATGCACATAGTCTACGATGTAGCCCACAATATAGCGAAGGTGGAAGAGCACGAAGTTAATGGAAGGAAGATTAGAGTCGTAGTCCACAGAAAGGGTGCCACAAGAGCATTCCCCGCTGGACATGAAGCAATTCCCAAAACATATCGTGATGTTGGACAACCAGTATTAATTCCCGGCTCCATGGGTACAGCAAGCTATGTATTGGCAGGTGCTGAGGGCGCAATGAGAGAAACATTTGGAAGTACATGCCACGGTGCGGGGAGAGTTTTGAGCAGACATGCTGCAACGAGACAGTTTAGAGGAGATAGACTCAAAAATGAGCTCATGCAGAAGGGAATATACATTAGGGCAGCCAGCATGAGGGTTGTAGCCGAGGAGGCACCAGGAGCTTACAAGAATGTTGATAACGTCGTTAGAGTTGTACACGAAGCAGGAATAGCCAATCTTGTTGCAAGGATGAGACCCATTGGAGTTGCCAAAGGCTGA
- the panB gene encoding 3-methyl-2-oxobutanoate hydroxymethyltransferase, which produces MREVTVKKIIEMKGKEKIVMVTAYDYPSALIADKAGIDIIFVGDSLGMVVYGDENTLSVTMDQMLYHTRAVAKAVKRGLVLADMPFMSYEVSIEEGMKNAARLIQAGADAVKIEGGYDHRKLVKRLVRAGIPVMGHTGLTPQRYLRLGGYHITGETEEEIEEIIKDAKALEKAGAFAVVLEFVLSDVAKLVTEEINIPTIGIGSGPHCDGQVLVWHDLLGVYEHAPPFVKRYADLRSIVQLALENYREEVKEGRFPSGKYYWEFLDKEDFEKKKRRVMERLLEDELEEGSV; this is translated from the coding sequence ATGAGAGAAGTAACAGTGAAGAAGATTATAGAAATGAAAGGGAAAGAGAAGATAGTAATGGTTACAGCGTACGACTATCCCTCTGCACTCATAGCGGATAAAGCTGGAATTGACATTATTTTTGTAGGGGATTCTCTTGGAATGGTGGTTTATGGAGATGAAAATACTTTAAGTGTCACTATGGATCAGATGCTTTATCACACTAGGGCTGTAGCCAAAGCTGTTAAACGGGGTTTGGTTCTGGCTGATATGCCATTTATGAGTTATGAAGTGAGTATTGAAGAAGGTATGAAAAATGCGGCCCGGTTGATTCAAGCAGGAGCAGATGCAGTGAAAATTGAAGGAGGCTACGATCATAGAAAACTCGTTAAGAGACTTGTTAGAGCGGGGATACCTGTTATGGGCCATACTGGACTTACACCACAGAGATACCTCCGTTTAGGAGGGTACCATATAACTGGGGAGACGGAAGAAGAAATTGAAGAAATTATTAAAGATGCGAAGGCTTTGGAAAAAGCTGGAGCGTTTGCAGTTGTTTTGGAGTTTGTGCTCTCTGATGTGGCTAAACTTGTTACAGAGGAGATTAATATACCAACTATTGGAATAGGGTCTGGTCCCCATTGTGATGGCCAAGTTTTGGTTTGGCATGATTTACTAGGGGTCTATGAGCATGCACCTCCGTTTGTTAAGAGATATGCTGATTTAAGGAGCATAGTCCAATTAGCATTGGAAAATTATAGAGAAGAAGTAAAAGAAGGGAGATTTCCGAGTGGAAAGTATTACTGGGAGTTCTTGGATAAAGAGGATTTCGAAAAGAAGAAGCGGAGGGTAATGGAAAGGTTGCTGGAGGATGAATTGGAAGAGGGATCAGTGTGA
- a CDS encoding DMT family transporter, with the protein MNKETEGTLLAFIGLFLYGIEPVVIKANPANPMSFAAFSAIIASFILWPIVFSTSSWKDVKENPQYIPKAVLVGIFGTALAYIAYSYGAQLSTAINASLITRAEVLFSFVLAYILLRERITREQVLWSVLILLGLVLVITQGKPVVPKKGDLLLLLVPLFWQSGHIIAKKLPYNPFLIAAFRNTFGGILLFILALPQGLEFSKFAMAEAIILSLGQVIWYLSIKRINLSKATAIITPAPAVAIGLALLLGEKFTGYHMIGFILITIGTLMVSRIKSELKEPA; encoded by the coding sequence ATGAACAAAGAGACTGAAGGCACTCTTTTAGCTTTTATAGGACTGTTTCTATATGGAATAGAACCTGTAGTTATAAAAGCAAATCCAGCAAATCCTATGAGTTTTGCAGCGTTTTCTGCCATTATTGCTTCTTTTATTCTTTGGCCAATTGTTTTTTCAACCTCAAGCTGGAAAGATGTTAAAGAAAATCCACAATACATACCCAAAGCCGTCCTTGTGGGAATATTTGGAACCGCCCTAGCATACATAGCATATTCCTACGGAGCCCAGCTTAGTACGGCAATAAATGCCTCATTAATAACAAGAGCTGAAGTCCTTTTTTCCTTTGTACTCGCTTATATCCTATTACGAGAGAGAATAACAAGGGAACAGGTCCTTTGGTCGGTTTTGATTCTTTTAGGACTCGTCTTAGTGATAACTCAAGGTAAACCCGTTGTTCCTAAAAAAGGAGATTTACTCCTTCTATTAGTCCCGCTATTTTGGCAGAGTGGACATATAATAGCAAAAAAACTTCCCTACAATCCATTTCTCATAGCAGCTTTTCGAAACACCTTTGGAGGAATTTTACTTTTTATACTCGCCCTTCCCCAAGGCCTCGAATTCTCAAAATTTGCAATGGCCGAAGCCATCATACTTTCCCTTGGCCAGGTCATATGGTATCTATCAATAAAACGTATAAACCTCTCAAAAGCCACCGCCATAATTACTCCCGCCCCCGCCGTGGCAATTGGACTAGCTCTACTCCTAGGAGAAAAGTTTACAGGCTATCATATGATTGGTTTCATTCTGATAACTATAGGAACTCTCATGGTAAGTAGAATAAAAAGTGAATTAAAAGAGCCTGCTTAA